The proteins below are encoded in one region of Flammeovirga kamogawensis:
- a CDS encoding sulfatase family protein, with product MKKNNFLVLLTILTSILGCTKVTSSSQDVKQPNIIFIMSDDHATQAISAYGGELSKQFPELTPNIDRLASEGMIMNNTFCTNAICGPSRAAILTGKYSHVNGFFKNEKGGDFDGSQQTFPKLLQKAGYETAVVGKWHLGSTPTGFNYSKVMINRGGQGKYFNPIFLENGVDTIKETRNHSTKQIWEDAHNWLESRKGSDKPFMLMYQFKAPHRPWSPDPKFAHEFEDIEIKEPATFNDTYAGRAAAEDAWMSIERNLNREDLKVDPTEELSASAKRKWYNEGNNNKTIWSPDPSLEGQALKKWKYQKYIKDYLRCVKGVDYYIGEMLNYLEMNGLAENTIVVYTSDQGFYLGEHGWFDKRFMYEESLRMPFIIRYPNHIEPNQKSDKIAMNIDFAPTLLDFAGVEIPSDIQGKSIKDIVEGEDVKDWRDAMYYHYYEYPWWHHVQPHYGVRTERYKLIHFYYNPEKQKGKIQDVWELYDLKEDPNEVNNIYGKKGTEEVTARLKTKIEALQKEYKEDDYKEMMFKTDTKIKRVYEPGF from the coding sequence ATGAAAAAAAATAATTTTTTAGTATTACTTACTATACTCACAAGCATTTTGGGTTGTACAAAAGTTACATCGTCTAGTCAGGATGTAAAGCAACCTAATATTATCTTTATAATGAGTGATGATCATGCCACTCAAGCAATTAGTGCCTATGGAGGTGAATTATCTAAACAATTTCCTGAATTAACACCAAATATAGACCGTCTTGCATCTGAAGGAATGATTATGAATAATACATTCTGTACAAATGCAATTTGTGGTCCATCTAGAGCCGCAATTTTAACAGGTAAATATAGCCATGTTAATGGATTTTTTAAAAATGAAAAAGGAGGGGATTTTGATGGTAGTCAGCAAACATTTCCAAAATTATTACAAAAGGCAGGTTACGAAACTGCAGTTGTTGGAAAATGGCATTTAGGGTCTACTCCCACTGGTTTTAATTATTCTAAAGTAATGATTAACAGAGGTGGACAAGGAAAATATTTTAATCCTATTTTTTTAGAGAATGGTGTTGATACCATTAAAGAAACTCGTAATCATTCAACAAAACAAATTTGGGAAGATGCTCATAATTGGTTAGAAAGTAGAAAAGGATCTGACAAACCTTTTATGTTGATGTATCAATTTAAAGCACCTCATCGTCCTTGGTCTCCTGATCCAAAATTTGCTCATGAATTTGAAGATATTGAGATTAAAGAACCAGCAACATTTAATGATACTTATGCAGGAAGAGCAGCTGCTGAAGATGCATGGATGTCAATTGAAAGAAACTTGAATAGAGAAGACCTAAAGGTTGACCCAACTGAAGAACTATCAGCAAGTGCAAAAAGAAAATGGTATAACGAAGGAAACAACAATAAAACAATATGGTCTCCTGATCCTAGCTTAGAAGGTCAAGCATTAAAAAAATGGAAGTACCAAAAATACATTAAAGATTACTTAAGATGTGTAAAAGGAGTTGATTACTATATTGGTGAAATGCTTAATTATTTAGAAATGAATGGTTTAGCTGAGAATACAATTGTAGTTTATACTTCAGATCAAGGTTTCTATTTAGGGGAGCACGGTTGGTTTGATAAGAGATTTATGTATGAAGAATCTTTAAGAATGCCTTTTATTATTCGCTATCCTAATCATATTGAGCCAAATCAAAAATCTGATAAAATTGCAATGAATATTGATTTTGCACCTACATTATTAGATTTTGCAGGTGTAGAGATTCCATCTGATATCCAAGGAAAAAGTATTAAAGATATTGTGGAAGGAGAAGATGTAAAAGATTGGAGAGATGCCATGTATTATCATTATTATGAATACCCTTGGTGGCATCATGTTCAACCGCATTATGGTGTAAGAACAGAAAGGTATAAACTGATTCATTTTTACTACAATCCGGAAAAACAAAAAGGTAAAATTCAAGACGTTTGGGAATTGTATGATTTAAAAGAAGACCCAAATGAGGTAAATAATATTTACGGTAAAAAGGGTACTGAAGAAGTGACCGCAAGACTTAAAACAAAAATAGAAGCGCTACAAAAAGAATATAAAGAAGATGATTATAAAGAAATGATGTTTAAGACTGATACTAAAATAAAAAGGGTTTACGAACCAGGTTTTTAA